The window TGTGGAGCGCGTTTTCAACCTATGTATGCACATAGGCAGAGAAGAGGGTGCGGATCTGGAAATCCTAGCTTTAGCGGCGCTTCTCCACGATGTTGCCAGACCTCTTGAGAGCGTCGGAAAGGTGGAAGACCACGCCGCTGAAGGGGCGCGGATAGCCAGGCAGTACCTGAGAAGCTTAGGCTATCCAGAAGAGAAAGTCGAGGCCGTTGCTCACGCGATAGAGGCTCACCGCTTCTCGCGCGGTCCGGAGCCGGCCACTCTTGAGGCGAAGATACTCAGCGACGCCGACAAGCTCGATGCGATAGGGGCGATAGGCATTGCGAGGGTCTTCATGTACTCAGGCGAGCACGGCAGGGACATAGAGGCTTCTCTAAGACACTTTGAGGAGAAGATACTTAAGCTCAAAGACCTCATGTACACGGAAACCGCTAAAAAGATGGCCGAAGAACGCCACCGCTTTACAGAGGAGTTCATAGAGCGTATAAGGCGCGAGATAGGGGGAGAAATCTGAACTCCCCTTTGGCCTTTTCTTCCATAATAAGGTTTTTAAAGGACTTCCAGAATTAAGGGTTAGCCCTTTAAGGTCATTCTTCAGGCTGAGGGAGGTGAGGAGATGAAGGCGCCAATCTGTGAGGTGTGTTTAAAGACCGACGACATTCTGTGCCCGGCTGATGAGAAAAAGCTTCAAGAAGGGATTATCTCCGAGCTGGATGTTAAAGTCGCGAGACTCCTATACAAGCTCATTGGCGACGCTGACGTTGAATTCAAGAAGGCCGTTGAAGCTGGCGACCTCGTAATAATCATGGTTGGCGAGGGCGACGTTCCTATAACCATCGGAAAGGGTGGCAAGAACATAAAGGCCCTTATGAGGGAGCTCGGTAAGAGGATAAGGGTCATTGAGAGCGTTGAAGTGAAAGGCACTGACGACGTTAAGAAGCTCGCCACTGACCTGCTCTACCCTGCCGGAGTCTTTGGCGTGAACATCGTTTACAAGCCGGGCGGAGGAACCTACTACAAGGTTCTCGTTCTCAGCAGGGATAGGAAGAAGCTCCCGGAGAAGGCGGAGGTTCTGGAGAGCATACTCTCCCAGATAGTCGGCCAGGAAGTTAAAATAAACTTCATTTGACTTCTTTTTTCTTAATGGAGGTTGTAGAGATGTACCGGACGCACTACTCGAGTCAGATTACGGAAGACCTAAACGGCCAGCGCGTCAAGGTTGCTGGCTGGGTCTGGGAAGTTAAGGACCTCGGAGGAATAAAGTTCCTCTGGATAAGGGACAGGGAAGGCATAGTTCAGATAACCGCACCGAAGAAGAAGGTTGACCCGGAAATATTCAAACTCATCCCGAAGCTCAACTCAGAAGACGTCATAGCCGTCGAGGGAATAGTCAACTTCACACCCAAGGCAAAGCTCGGCTTTGAAATCCTCCCCGAGAAGCTCGAAGTTCTCAGCAGGGCCCAAACACCCCTTCCCCTTGATCCGACGGGAAAAGTCAAGGCCGAGCTTGACACGAGGCTCGACAACCGCTTCATGGACGTCAGAAAGCCCGAGGTAACGGCGATATTCAAAATCCGTTCCAGCGTTTTCAAAGCGGTTCACGACTTCTTCCACGGCGAGGGTTTCATAGAGGTTCACACGCCAAAGATAATCGCCACCGCAACCGAAGGTGGAACCGAGCTCTTCCCTATGAAGTACTTCGAGAAGGACGCCTTCCTTGCCCAGAGTCCGCAGCTATACAAGCAGATAATGATGGCGAGCGGCCTCGACCGTGTTTATGAAGTCGCCCCCATATTCAGGGCAGAGGAGCACAACACCACCAGGCATCTCAACGAGGCATGGAGCATAGATGCGGAGATGGCCTTCATAGAAAACGAGGAGGAAGTAATGGAGCTCCTTGAGAGGCTCATTGCTTACACCATCAATCACGTCCGCGAGCACAACGAAAAGGAGCTTGAAACGCTGAACTTCGAGCTTGAGGAGCCGAAACTGCCGTTCCCAAGGCTGGCCTATGACAAAGCACTTGAGATCCTCGCCGACCTTGGCAAGGAGATCCCCTGGGGCGAGGACATAGACACAGAGGGCGAGAGACTTCTTGGAAAGTACATGATGGAGAACGAGAACGCACCACTCTACTTCCTCTACCGCTATCCGAGCGAGGCCAAACCCTTCTACATCATGAAGTACGACGACAAGCCGGAGATATGCCGCGCCTTTGACCTTGAATACAGGGGAGTAGAGATAACCTCAGGCGGCCAGAGGGAGCACCGCGTTGATGTCCTCGTCGAGCAGATTAAGGAGAAGGGCCTCAACCCGGAGAGCTTCGAGTTCTATCTCAAGGCTTTCCGCTACGGCATGCCTCCTCATGGTGGCTTCGGTCTCGGGGCGGAGAGACTCCTCAAACAGATGCTCAACCTCAACAACATCAGGGAAGTCGTACTCTTCCCGAGGGACAGGAGAAGACTCACACCGTAATGCCTTTATACCACCTTTTCCTTTTGGTGATTAGTTGACTACTCTTTGGAGGCTGGAGATATGAAAAAGGCTGCCGCTTTAATCCTCTTGGGTCTGATGATTTTCTCATTTGCACCTATGGCACACCTAGTAAAATCCGCAACGGTGCCCGAGTACGCCAGCATAACGGGAATCTCGCTTGGACTAAAAGACAAGGCTGTTCTGGGTCCCTTTGAGGTGCAGTTCATCGACGTTGATATGTACTGGAGCAGGCTGAGCTTCCAGGTCAACGGACCGGATGGTCCAAAGCTCTACGTTGTGGGGCAAGGCGAGTCGTTTGTTTATCCCGCGGCCGACAACCAGTACCTCAACATTACTCTGACCTGGATCAGATCCGATACCAAGACCGCCCTCATCGAGATACAGTCCCCTCTCCAGAAGTTACTCTCTGGCCAGAAGCTCAACGTGGGTGACACAATAAACCTCCCCGAGGGCTTCCCACAGATAAGCATTAAACTCACCTCAACCTCGGACACACAGGCTACCTTCCTTGTGACTCTCCCGTACGGCGAGACCCAGACCCTCGTGATAACCGAGGGCTCTGGTGGAAGCGTTAGGTATAAGCTCGGTGATGTTTACTCCTACTCCAATTACGTTTACATTCACCTCTTAAACACCACAAGCGATGGTCCGGCGACAGTTGACATCTATGTCCCCAAGGTCGCCTCGACCGACTTCAAGATAGTGAGGGAAGGCGAGGAAGAAACCGCTCCAACGACAACCGTTGAGACGGTTCTCGTTTACAATGACCTCCTTTACGTCAACGAGAAGCTCCCGATAACCGTTGACAATGTTACCTACTACGTCAAGCTCATATCAGCTACTAGAGGTGCAATTACTGTTGAAGTCTTCAAAGGTGATCAGAGCCTTGGATCAATGATCCTTGAGATAGGTGATTTTCCCAAAGACGTTCCGAACGCTCCCCTCAAGCTGTCTGTTCAGAGTGCTGAGCCCGACTATAAGAGGGCTATCATCAGGGTTTACGCTCCCATTGGTGCTCAAGTAACTCCAATCCTTAGGCAGGCCAATGTTATTGCCATGATAGATGCCGTTCCTAAGGAGATAATGCTTGGCGACAACCTCGTTGTGGCCATAAATGTCGAGAACCTTGGCAGGGGCGATGCTTACGATGTCAGCGTTGCAGCTCCAATACCAAACGACTTCGAGCTGGTCAGCATGACAAAAACATGGGCGTTTGAAACACTTCCTGCGTTTACCAAAATGCCTGCCCTTATCTACGTCCTCAAGCCAACCAAGGTTGGGGAATTTGACATTGGTAAGGTAATAGTCACCTTCTACGACGATAAGAGCCTTGAAACTGGCCAAGAGCGGGTGATATACTCCCAGCCTCTCACTGGGATCAAGGTATACGGTATACCTGCCATTGACGTCACAGCCCAGGCCTACAACGGAACGTGGGGAAGCTATGTCACCGCAAATGTGGGCGATAATGTCACCGTCAGGTTCATCCTCACGGCCGCTGATGGAAATCCGGACTACGAGTTCGTCCAGAACGCCACACTCCTCCTCGACCTGCCCAACAGCGTTGATGGCCCCACTGCCGTTGAGGTGGGCACCATAAAGGCAGGCGAAACGAAGACCGTCAGGGTTGACTTCAAGGTCCTTAAGGAGAACCTCACCAACGTCAAGGCGGTACTTGTTTATGCAGACCCGCTCGGAAATGAACACCAGCTTGAGCTCGGCAATCTCGTCACCATAAACAGCATCCCACCGAGGGTCATCGTTAAAGAAGTTCCGGTCTATCCGGGCCCGGAGGAGCTTCCAAAGTACATCAACCAGACCCTTGCCAACATGAGCGATCCAGCCCCAGTTGCCAAGGAGATAAGTGCAGTCGTCGAGAAGTACAACCCAACGACCAACTACTGGAAGGTTCTGGGAATACTCTTCCTGATACTCGCACTGGTCTTCGGAGGTTTGACCTACAAGTACTGGGACGAGTCCGAGAAGCTCAGAGAAAAGCTCGAGAGGAAGAAGCACAGGCGCCCAGGCGGACTCCCTAAGAAGGCCGAGGAAGAAGAGCGGGAAAGCTCTGAAATGGTTGAGCTCTGAGCTTTTTTCCTTCTCCTTAAATTTATAAGTCCCTTTTCTCACTCTCCACGGGATGAGAGATGTTCAGGTACAAGCAGGTCATGG of the Thermococcus onnurineus NA1 genome contains:
- a CDS encoding HD domain-containing protein, whose amino-acid sequence is MELDAFITDKKTLKLIERAREFAMSFFEREGTHGFSHVERVFNLCMHIGREEGADLEILALAALLHDVARPLESVGKVEDHAAEGARIARQYLRSLGYPEEKVEAVAHAIEAHRFSRGPEPATLEAKILSDADKLDAIGAIGIARVFMYSGEHGRDIEASLRHFEEKILKLKDLMYTETAKKMAEERHRFTEEFIERIRREIGGEI
- a CDS encoding KH domain-containing protein, translating into MKAPICEVCLKTDDILCPADEKKLQEGIISELDVKVARLLYKLIGDADVEFKKAVEAGDLVIIMVGEGDVPITIGKGGKNIKALMRELGKRIRVIESVEVKGTDDVKKLATDLLYPAGVFGVNIVYKPGGGTYYKVLVLSRDRKKLPEKAEVLESILSQIVGQEVKINFI
- the aspS gene encoding aspartate--tRNA(Asn) ligase, which encodes MYRTHYSSQITEDLNGQRVKVAGWVWEVKDLGGIKFLWIRDREGIVQITAPKKKVDPEIFKLIPKLNSEDVIAVEGIVNFTPKAKLGFEILPEKLEVLSRAQTPLPLDPTGKVKAELDTRLDNRFMDVRKPEVTAIFKIRSSVFKAVHDFFHGEGFIEVHTPKIIATATEGGTELFPMKYFEKDAFLAQSPQLYKQIMMASGLDRVYEVAPIFRAEEHNTTRHLNEAWSIDAEMAFIENEEEVMELLERLIAYTINHVREHNEKELETLNFELEEPKLPFPRLAYDKALEILADLGKEIPWGEDIDTEGERLLGKYMMENENAPLYFLYRYPSEAKPFYIMKYDDKPEICRAFDLEYRGVEITSGGQREHRVDVLVEQIKEKGLNPESFEFYLKAFRYGMPPHGGFGLGAERLLKQMLNLNNIREVVLFPRDRRRLTP
- a CDS encoding COG1361 family protein — protein: MKKAAALILLGLMIFSFAPMAHLVKSATVPEYASITGISLGLKDKAVLGPFEVQFIDVDMYWSRLSFQVNGPDGPKLYVVGQGESFVYPAADNQYLNITLTWIRSDTKTALIEIQSPLQKLLSGQKLNVGDTINLPEGFPQISIKLTSTSDTQATFLVTLPYGETQTLVITEGSGGSVRYKLGDVYSYSNYVYIHLLNTTSDGPATVDIYVPKVASTDFKIVREGEEETAPTTTVETVLVYNDLLYVNEKLPITVDNVTYYVKLISATRGAITVEVFKGDQSLGSMILEIGDFPKDVPNAPLKLSVQSAEPDYKRAIIRVYAPIGAQVTPILRQANVIAMIDAVPKEIMLGDNLVVAINVENLGRGDAYDVSVAAPIPNDFELVSMTKTWAFETLPAFTKMPALIYVLKPTKVGEFDIGKVIVTFYDDKSLETGQERVIYSQPLTGIKVYGIPAIDVTAQAYNGTWGSYVTANVGDNVTVRFILTAADGNPDYEFVQNATLLLDLPNSVDGPTAVEVGTIKAGETKTVRVDFKVLKENLTNVKAVLVYADPLGNEHQLELGNLVTINSIPPRVIVKEVPVYPGPEELPKYINQTLANMSDPAPVAKEISAVVEKYNPTTNYWKVLGILFLILALVFGGLTYKYWDESEKLREKLERKKHRRPGGLPKKAEEEERESSEMVEL